One stretch of Roseovarius mucosus DNA includes these proteins:
- a CDS encoding virulence factor produces the protein MVDVTIVYWRDIPAQVIVGKGRRGSKVQLPERFEQAIDRAAMKCGAAGTDAYLAEWRKADPYPIEGEPDAVAQSEAARIDAEFDQERIKALIANDGWA, from the coding sequence ATGGTTGACGTCACCATCGTTTACTGGCGGGACATCCCCGCTCAGGTCATCGTCGGCAAAGGCCGTCGCGGCAGCAAGGTTCAGCTGCCCGAACGGTTTGAGCAGGCCATCGACCGTGCAGCGATGAAATGCGGCGCAGCAGGCACCGATGCCTATCTCGCTGAATGGCGCAAGGCTGATCCCTATCCCATCGAAGGCGAACCCGACGCCGTCGCCCAATCCGAGGCGGCCCGGATCGACGCAGAATTCGATCAGGAGCGTATCAAGGCCCTGATCGCGAATGATGGCTGGGCGTGA